The following proteins are co-located in the Vigna angularis cultivar LongXiaoDou No.4 chromosome 2, ASM1680809v1, whole genome shotgun sequence genome:
- the LOC108328101 gene encoding PLAT domain-containing protein 3: MATPTRLLPLLFSLLSLCFVSTVRSDGDCVYSVYIRTGSTINGGTDSIIGLKVYDALGDGIYITDLEAWGGLMEPGHNYYERGNLDIFSGRGPCLDQPVCAINITSDGSGAHHGWYVNYVEVTSAGVHAACSSSQFTVEQWLATDTSPYQLWTVRNNCPNVLSQARSKAHFTDVVSSRNGPGSGFSVSALKRSRAGM, from the exons ATGGCAACCCCAACGCGCCTCCTCCCTCTCCTCTTTTCTCTACTCTCGCTATGCTTCGTCTCAACCGTTAGATCG GACGGAGATTGTGTCTACTCGGTTTATATTCGGACGGGCTCCACCATCAATGGAGGAACCGATTCAATAATTGGACTCAAGGTCTACGACGCGCTCGGCGACGGTATATACATCACCGATCTCGAGGCCTGGGGCGGGTTAATGGAGCCGGGTCACAACTACTACGAGCGGGGCAATCTCGACATTTTCAGCGGTAGAGGCCCATGCTTGGACCAGCCCGTTTGCGCCATCAATATAACTTCGGACGGGTCGGGGGCCCATCATGGCTGGTACGTTAACTACGTCGAGGTCACTTCTGCTGGAGTCCACGCGGCCTGCTCTAGTTCGCAGTTCACGGTGGAGCAGTGGCTCGCAACCGACACGTCGCCTTATCAGCTCTGGACCGTAAGAAACAACTGCCCAAACGTCTTGAGTCAGGCCCGTTCTAAAGCCCATTTCACCGATGTCGTCAGCTCTCGAAATGGGCCCGGGTCCGGTTTCTCTGTTTCGGCCCTCAAACGTTCGCGGGCCGGCATGTAA